The proteins below come from a single Miscanthus floridulus cultivar M001 chromosome 1, ASM1932011v1, whole genome shotgun sequence genomic window:
- the LOC136507798 gene encoding uncharacterized protein, which produces MADATAALSARSKVQAFLEAARAGDLQSLKSLVAALDEDGTGAASVAAAVRDANKRTALHFAAREGRTDVCEFLIGELGLPVDPKDDDGETPLIHATRQGHLDTAKYLLDHGADPSVATNLGATALHNAAGIGNTELMKLLLSKGVDVESESDAGTPLVWAAGHGNPDAVKLLLQHNAKPNTENDDGVTALLSAVAAGSLPCLEVLIEAGANPNVKAGGATPLHIAADSGNIEVIKCLLKAGADPNTCDDDELKPVQVAAWRNNREAVELLLPLTSPIPGVSNWNVDGIIEHMLPKEYGEKSQLKEVTSLKSGRTQTVEVSPETKKRSLEAKSRGDDAFRRKDYLVAVDAYTQATELDPTDATVLSNRSLCWLRAGQAERALEDAKACRALRPDWAKACYREGAAHRLLQRFEDAANAFYEGVQLDPENKELVSAFREAVEAGRKSHGVDTPSSTQ; this is translated from the exons ATGGCCGACGCCACCGCCGCCCTCTCAG CTCGGAGCAAGGTGCAGGCTTTCCTGGAGGCTGCGCGCGCCGGCGACCTCCAGTCTCTCAAGA GCCTCGTCGCGGCGCTCGACGAGGACGGCACGGGCGCCgcctccgtcgccgccgccgtgcgcgacGCCAACAAGCGCACCGCCCTCCACTTCGCCGCGCGCGAGGGCCGTACCGACGTCTGCGAATTCCTCATCGGCGAGCTCGGCCTCCCAGTCGACCCAAAGGACGATGATG GCGAAACTCCGCTCATCCATGCGACACGCCAGGGCCATCTGGACACTGCCAAGTACCTCCTTGACCATGGAGCTGATCCTTCGGTGGCCACCAACCTAGGAGCCACAGCGCTACACAATGCTGCAGGCATAG GAAACACAGAGCTCATGAAGCTTCTCCTCTCCAAGGGAGTTGACGTCGAATCAGAAAGTGACGCTGGCACTCCCCTCGTGTGGGCTGCTGGTCATGGCAATCCGGATGCTGTCAAACTTCTGCTTCAACACAATGCTAAG ccAAATACTGAAAACGATGATGGTGTCACAGCATTGTTATCTGCTGTTGCTGCAGGTTCCCTCCCATGCTTAGAGGTTCTAATCGAG GCTGGTGCAAACCCAAATGTCAAGGCTGGTGGAGCAACCCCATTGCATATTGCTGCAGATAGTGGAAATATAGAAGTTATCAAATGTTTGCTTAAAGCTGGAGCTGACCCGAATACCTGCGATGAT GATGAACTGAAGCCAGTTCAGGTTGCTGCTTGGAGAAATAACCGTGAAGCTGTGGAACTTCTTTTACCATTAACATCCCCAATTCCAGGTGTTTCAAACTGGAACGTAGATGGGATTATAGAACACATGCTGCCTAAAGAGTATGGGGAAAAG TCTCAATTGAAGGAAGTGACATCTCTGAAATCAGGCCGAACACAAACTGTTGAG GTGTCACCCGAGACAAAGAAAAGATCCTTGGAAGCCAAATCAAGGGGTGATGATGCCTTCAGAAGAAAGGACTACCTTGTAGCAGTGGATGCTTATACGCAG GCTACAGAGTTGGACCCAACTGACGCAACAGTGCTCTCAAACAGAAGCCTCTGCTGGCTGCGAGCAGGGCAAGCTGAACGAGCCCTGGAGGATGCGAAAGCATGCCGGGCATTGAGACCAGATTGGGCGAAAGCTTGCTACAGGGAAGGTGCGGCCCATCGTCTGTTACAG AGGTTTGAGGACGCCGCCAACGCCTTTTATGAGGGGGTGCAGCTTGATCCGGAGAACAAAGAGCTTGTCAGCGCATTCAG GGAGGCCGTCGAAGCCGGGAGAAAGTCCCATGGCGTGGACACGCCAAGCTCAACACAATAA